A genomic segment from Leishmania infantum JPCM5 genome chromosome 10 encodes:
- a CDS encoding putative folate/biopterin transporter produces the protein MAEFHGSAGREKDGGDGAAEVGSLCSGVPGPMVSGEQKPPITQGSHRTKADGAIVHPQAESLFAACPWVRLVPVIGDALEGYGPRLIASVCLAYFLCKGVADQMIGFSRQPMLMRRYGLDATRYQRLAAVWGAGWSVKAFIAALTDTFAFMGYTKRWYMLLSCVMGAGFSLGYALLPAQPSSGAPAAVFIFLTTLGKSSVDILSEGHYSRLMRRNPRPGPALVSCVWLSIFTGALIASVMQGPLSESGKVHVGVMISAALQFVAGILFVFNWYGEKTNRAERLQDLRDAKAALAKACAKTRLNSPSLDVKAAALGEDLHLEGQNSSPPPQTLGKHTHQLQRSFLALDDDMLDLSTCDGVKGTHEQQRVSALRSDVVAAEESDNDETVGEDLRIPSCLFGVFEINTEVVQYNWRAVLYSTVMTCSVVTLVCVTILGTAWELMYMSIAISIVCCAFAFFALPPVIAKAQVFFYLNSLLYLQLPGALDSFYLADASCVPGGPHFSYVFYNTISAVISNIGGVVGIVLFTNIFSKMSYQVTMCITVSLMAVASIFDIIMVERWNVYMGIPDHAMYLCGDAIIYNICSMLSTMPCTILMSRLCPRGSESMVYALMSGLSNFGQTVSTAVGSLLMETRWPLDTNSVPCDFSNVRWLVVTGHLCCPLLIVPLSFLLLPRSRICDDINVNGHAIHAPLRAELVRVGLSEQRISTDKDCFNSNANAPDAHLTDARASDPHQLTDVNGAVRRVVK, from the coding sequence ATGGCTGAATTCCACGGGAGCGCCGGCCGCGAGAAagacggcggtgacggcgcagcggaggtgggcTCACTCTGCTCGGGCGTGCCTGGGCCGATGGTTTCTGGCGAGCAGAAGCCGCCGATCACGCAGGGCAGCCACCGCACCAAGGCTGACGGGGCGATCGTTCATCCGCAGGCAGAATCGCTGTTCGCCGCGTGCCCGTGGGTGCGTCTGGTTCCCGTGATTGGCGACGCCTTGGAGGGCTACGGGCCCAGGCTGATTGCCTCGGTATGCCTCGCCTACTTCCTCTGTAAAGGAGTGGCGGACCAGATGATCGGCTTCTCGCGCCAGCCAATGCTCATGAGGCGCTACGGCCTCGACGCCACGCGGTATCaacgcctcgctgccgtctgGGGAGCAGGATGGTCTGTGAAGGCCTTCATCGCCGCCCTTACGGACACGTTTGCGTTCATGGGGTACACGAAGCGGTGGTACATGCTACTCTCGTGCGTTATGGGTGCTGGTTTCAGCCTGGGCTATGCACTGCTGCCTGCACAGCCGTCGTCCGGCGCCCCTGCCGCCGTCTTCATCTTCCTGACCACCCTTGGCAAGTCGAGCGTGGACATACTGTCGGAGGGCCACTACAGCCGCCTAATGCGCCGTAACCCACGTCCTGGACCAGCGCTTGTGAGCTGCGTTTGGTTGTCCATCTTTACGGGCGCCCTGATCGCGTCCGTGATGCAGGGCCCGCTGTCGGAGAGTGGCAAGGTGCACGTGGGCGTGATGATCTCGGCTGCCCTGCAGTTTGTGGCGGGCATCCTCTTTGTGTTCAACTGGTATGGCGAAAAGACAAACcgggcggagcggctgcaggacCTCCGTGACGCCAAGGCTGCGCTTGCGAAGGCCTGTGCGAAGACCCGGTTGAACTCGCCCTCCTTGGACGTCAAGGCAGCCGCCCTTGGCGAGGACCTCCACCTGGAGGGGCAGAATTCATCACCGCCTCCCCAGACTCTGGGAAAGCACACGCATCAGCTCCAACGAAGCTTCTTGGCTCTCGACGATGATATGCTCGACCTCTCGACCTGCGATGGTGTCAAAGGCActcacgagcagcagcgtgttTCCGCACTCAGGAgcgacgtggtggcggcagaggagagcgaTAATGACGAGACAGTGGGGGAGGACTTGCGCATCCCCTCATGTCTGTTTGGTGTCTTCGAGATCAACACTGAGGTGGTGCAGTACAACTGGCGCGCCGTACTCTACAGCACCGTAATGACTTGCAGCGTGGTGACACTGGTGTGCGTGACGATCCTCGGTACAGCGTGGGAGCTGATGTATATGAGCATCGCTATCTCCATTGTGTgctgcgccttcgcctttTTCGCTCTTCCGCCGGTCATCGCCAAGGCACAGGTTTTCTTCTACCTGAACTCGTTGCTGTACCTGCAACTGCCTGGTGCACTGGACAGCTTCTACCTCGCGGACGCTTCCTGCGTTCCTGGCGGTCCGCACTTCTCGTACGTTTTCTACAATACCATCAGTGCCGTCATCTCGAACATCGGCGGCGTTGTTGGCATCGTCCTCTTCACCAACATCTTCTCAAAGATGAGCTACCAGGTCACCATGTGCATCACCGTCTCCCTCATGGCGGTGGCCAGCATCTTCGACATCATCATGGTGGAGCGCTGGAATGTCTACATGGGCATCCCTGACCACGCCATGTATCTGTGCGGTGATGCAATCATCTACAATATTTGCAGCATGCTTAGCACCATGCCGTGCACAATCTTGATGTCGCGCCTGTGCCCTCGTGGCTCGGAGAGCATGGTATACGCACTGATGTCTGGCTTATCCAACTTTGGCCAGACCGTGTCCACGGCTGTCGGCTCGTTGCTGATGGAGACGCGCTGGCCATTGGATACAAACTCGGTTCCGTGCGATTTTAGCAACGTGCGCTGGCTCGTGGTCACGGGGCATCTGTGCTGCCCGCTGCTCATTGTGCCGCTGTCGTTCCTTCTGCTGCCCCGCTCCCGCATCTGCGACGACATCAACGTGAATGGCCATGCAATTCACGCGCCGCTGAGGGCGGAGCTCGTGAGGGTGGGGCTGTCGGAGCAGCGCATCTCAACTGACAAGGACTGCTTCAACAGCAACGCCAATGCACCGGATGCTCACCTGACGGACGCTCGGGCCTCAGATCCCCATCAGCTTACCGATGTCAATGGTGCTGTACGGAGGGTCGTGAAATGA
- a CDS encoding putative folate/biopterin transporter: protein MSHNEAAPKREKDAAGAAAVPEAAAAGNDGKYIHPEAASLFARCPWVRRVPVFGEAVEGYGPKVIIALGGCYLLCKGVADQILRGQTYAMMMDRYGIDVARYQRLSPISSMGWSIKAFTAMLCDGFAFLGYTKRWYMFISCVGGGAFALIYGLLPAKEASANVACAFIFLSCWGKANVDILSQGHYSRLMRQNPKPGPSMVSWIWFWIMTGSLIATVMNGPLADAGKPQISIFVSAALQAITCVFYLFNWYGEKKNRVLRSEDALFILEETRKERERLGTELMDDGTAGAQHGGAAKGKRSPQRSHSDEDVEGAVRDALNDGQRDNGELVQDVYDDAYDDGEEVAEGEVYYGKPPVPCLFGLFEANTEVISKNWKIFVYSVVMTCAVIAMLCANILADTLGLLVACVVVSTICCAASFWALPLVIAKANVFGYLQMAVSIRVSSPVNAFFLNTYGCPGNLPNFTYTFYGTVAGVIASVVGMITVTLFNFLFAKHGYRLTFIVTTIMQVMGGVFDIIIVKRWNLHIGIPDHAMYIWGDAVVGELVYMLGWMPMIVLLSRLCPRGSESVVYALMAGFSNLGRTTAASLGAIIMEYGLPVFKTQDDGSRCNYDNLPLLLFLCSMCTPLLVIPLSIILLPKARICDDIDIDGKVVRQAVDKQVAAAPLSSSDSDAVMNAEPLHGNKADERKATQSGRAQTHKKE, encoded by the coding sequence ATGTCCCACAACGAGGCCGCTCCCAAGCGCGAGAAGGACGCcgcgggtgcagcagcggtgcctgaggcggccgccgcgggaAATGACGGCAAGTACATCCACCCCGAGGCAGCGTCCCTGTTCGCCAGGTGCCCGTGGGTTCGCCGCGTCCCCGTGTTTGGCGAGGCTGTCGAGGGCTATGGGCCCAAGGTCATCATCGCCCTCGGCGGGTGCTACCTGCTCTGCAAGGGCGTCGCGGATCAGATTCTGCGCGGTCAGACGTACGCCATGATGATGGATCGCTACGGCATCGACGTGGCCCGCTACCAGCGCCTGTCTCCGATTTCGTCCATGGGGTGGTCCATCAAGGCCTTCACAGCGATGCTCTGCGACGGCTTCGCCTTCCTCGGCTACACGAAGCGCTGGTACATGTTCATCTcctgcgtcggcggtggcgcgttcGCGCTGATCTACGGCCTCCTtccggcgaaggaggcgtcGGCCAACGTCGCGTGTGCCTTCATCTTCCTGTCGTGCTGGGGCAAGGCCAACGTGGATATCCTGTCTCAGGGCCATTACAGTCGACTGATGCGCCAGAACCCGAAGCCTGGCCCGTCCATGGTGAGCTGGATCTGGTTCTGGATCATGACCGGCTCACTCATCGCGACTGTGATGAACGGCCCGCTCGCGGATGCCGGGAAGCCGCAGATCAGCATCTTCGTgtctgccgcgctgcaggccATCACCTGCGTCTTCTACCTGTTCAACTGGTACGGGGAGAAGAAGAACCGCGTGCTGCGTTCCGAGGACGCGCTGTTTATTCTGGAGGAGACGCGCAAGGAGCGTGAGCGCCTGGGCACTGAGCTGATGGACGACGGCACGGCGGGTGCGCAGCATGGTGGTGCggcgaaggggaagaggagccCGCAGCGCTCGCACTCGGATGAGGACGTGGAGGGTGCCGTACGGGATGCCCTCAACGATGGTCAGCGCGACAACGGTGAACTTGTGCAGGACGTCTACGACGACGCGTatgacgacggcgaagagGTGGCCGAGGGCGAGGTGTACTACGGCaagccgccggtgccgtgccTGTTCGGGCTGTTCGAGGCGAACACGGAGGTGATTTCGAAGAACTGGAAGATCTTCGTGTACAGCGTTGTCATGACCTGTGCTGTGATCGCGATGCTGTGTGCCAACATCCTGGCCGACACGCTGGGCCTCCTGGTTGCGTGCGTCGTTGTGTCGaccatctgctgcgccgcgtccttCTGGGCCCTGCCGCTGGTGATTGCGAAGGCCAACGTCTTCGGATACCTTCAGATGGCTGTTTCCATCCGTGTCAGCAGTCCCGTAAACGCGTTCTTTCTGAACACCTACGGCTGCCCCGGCAACCTGCCCAACTTCACCTACACCTTCTACGGAACGGTGGCTGGCGTGATCGCAAGCGTCGTTGGTATGATTACCGTGACGCTGTTCAACTTCCTGTTCGCGAAGCATGGCTACCGCCTCACCTTCATTGTGACGACAATCATGCAGGTTATGGGTGGTGTGTTCGACATCATCATTGTGAAGCGCTGGAACCTGCACATCGGCATCCCTGACCACGCCATGTACATCTGGGGTGATGCTGTTGTGGGTGAGCTCGTGTACATGCTTGGATGGATGCCGATGATCGTGCTGCTGTCTCGCCTGTGCCCTCGTGGCTCGGAGAGTGTCGTGTATGCGCTGATGGCGGGCTTCTCCAACCTTGGCCGAACCACCGCGGCGTCTCTCGGTGCGATCATCATGGAGTACGGCCTGCCTGTGTTCAAGACGCAGGATGACGGGTCTCGCTGCAACTACGACaacctgccgctgctgctgttcctgtGCAGCATgtgcacgccgctgctggtgatTCCGCTGAGCATAATACTGCTGCCGAAGGCGCGCATCTGCGACGATATCGACATTGACGGCAAGGTGGTGCGTCAGGCCGTGGATAAGCAggtcgcagctgctccgctgtCGAGCTCCGACTCGGACGCGGTGATGAATGCCGAACCGCTTCATGGGAACAAGGCGGATGAACGCAAGGCCACGCAGAGCGGGCGTGCGCAGACGCATAAAAAGGAGTGA
- the ADOMET1 gene encoding folate/biopterin transporter, putative translates to MAKGQCEGQASPEEMSADPYRNDAAVKPERFVHPEAAALFSKWPWVRRVPMFGEAVEGYGLKVIVALGATNLLCRGVADRILTGQTYAMMIDRYGIDVARYQRLSTIATMGWSIKAFTAMLCDGFAFLGYTKRWYMFISCVGGGAFALIYGLLPAKEASADVAAAFIFLSTWGKANVDILSEGHYSRLMRQNPKPGPSMVSWIWFWIMVGAIIATVMNGPLADAGKPQISIFVSAALQLITCVFYLFNWYGEKKNRVLRSEDALFILEETRKERDRFRLPAHDEPVTGVPQHGGAAKGKRSPQRSHSDEDVEAVAVEQVNRDDVHVPRELAQLPYEGDDDADADAAAEVYYGKPPVPCLFGLFEMNREVITDNWKIFVYSVVMTCAVIAMLCANILADTLGLLVACVFVSTICCCSSFWALPLVIAKANVFGYLQQAVYINIASPLMTFYLNSYNCEENFPNFSYSFYNTVAGVIGNFAGLAGVSAFNCIFSKRSYRLTFCVTTFAQVLGGMTDIVIVKRWNLYIGIPDHAMYIWGAAVVSEVCYMLGYMPMVVLLSRLCPRGSESVVYALMAGFASLGRSTSASLGAIIMEYGLPVFKTRDDGYRCGVENLAWLLFVCNVCAPPLVLPLTLLLPKARICDDIDIDGKALRRKVDAELMAGEAGDLPSPPSSAENPRATKAQDDEATREKV, encoded by the coding sequence ATGGCGAAGGGTCAGTGTGAGGGCCAAGCCTCTCCCGAGGAGATGAGCGCCGACCCCTACAGAAATGATGCGGCCGTGAAACCGGAAAGGTTTGTGCACCCCGAGGCAGCTGCCTTGTTCTCTAAGTGGCCGTGGGTGCGACGGGTGCCGATGTTTGGCGAGGCTGTCGAGGGCTACGGGCTCAAGGTCATCGTCGCTCTTGGTGCTACCAACCTGCTCTGCAGAGGCGTCGCGGATCGTATCCTGACGGGTCAGACGTACGCCATGATGATTGATCGCTACGGCATCGACGTGGCCCGCTACCAGCGCCTTTCCACCATCGCTACGATGGGGTGGTCCATCAAGGCCTTCACAGCGATGCTCTGCGACGGCTTCGCCTTCCTCGGCTACACGAAGCGCTGGTACATGTTCATCTcctgcgtcggcggtggcgcgttcGCGCTGATCTACGGCCTCCTtccggcgaaggaggcgtcGGCTGATGTGGCAGCCGCCTTCATCTTCCTGTCGACGTGGGGCAAGGCCAACGTGGATATCCTGTCGGAGGGCCATTACAGTCGACTGATGCGCCAGAACCCGAAGCCTGGCCCGTCCATGGTGAGCTGGATCTGGTTCTGGATCATGGTAGGGGCCATCATCGCGACTGTGATGAACGGCCCGCTCGCGGATGCCGGGAAGCCGCAGATCAGCATCTTCGTgtctgccgcgctgcagctcatcaCCTGCGTCTTCTACCTGTTCAACTGGTACGGGGAGAAGAAGAACCGCGTGCTGCGTTCCGAGGACGCGCTGTTTATTCTGGAGGAGACGCGCAAGGAGCGTGACCGTTTTAGGCTCCCGGCGCACGATGAACCGGTCACCGGGGTGCCGCAGCATGGTGGTGCggcgaaggggaagaggagccCGCAGCGCTCGCACTCGGATGAGGATGTGGAGGCAGTGGCAGTCGAACAAGTCAATAGAGACGATGTGCACGTCCCGCGCGAGTTGGCGCAGCTACCTTACGAAGGCGATGATGACGCGGATgccgacgcggcagcggaggtgtACTACGGCaagccgccggtgccgtgccTGTTCGGGCTGTTCGAAATGAACAGGGAAGTGATCACAGATAACTGGAAGATCTTCGTGTACAGCGTTGTCATGACCTGTGCTGTGATCGCGATGCTGTGTGCCAACATCCTGGCCGACACGCTGGGCCTCCTGGTTGCGTGCGTCTTTGTGTCGaccatctgctgctgctcctcatTCTGGGCCCTGCCGCTGGTGATTGCGAAGGCCAACGTCTTTGGCTACCTCCAGCAGGCGGTGTACATCAACATCGCGAGCCCCCTCATGACCTTCTACCTGAACTCATACAACTGTGAGGAGAACTTCCCGAACTTTAGCTACAGTTTCTACAACACCGTCGCGGGTGTCATCGGCAACTTCGCAGGGCTAGCTGGCGTGTCCGCATTCAACTGCATATTCTCGAAGCGCAGCTACCGCCTCACCTTCTGCGTGACCACGTTCGCGCAGGTTCTGGGCGGAATGACGGATATTGTGATTGTGAAGCGCTGGAACCTGTACATCGGCATCCCTGACCACGCCATGTACATCTGGGGTGCGGCTGTAGTGAGCGAGGTGTGCTACATGCTTGGCTATATGCCGATGGTTGTGCTGCTGTCTCGCCTGTGCCCTCGTGGCTCGGAGAGTGTCGTGTATGCGCTGATGGCGGGCTTCGCGAGCCTGGGACGCTCGACTTCCGCGTCTCTCGGTGCGATCATCATGGAGTACGGCCTGCCTGTGTTCAAGACGCGGGACGATGGCTACCGTTGCGGCGTGGAGAATCTTGCATGGCTGCTGTTTGTGTGcaatgtgtgtgcgcctccgctCGTGCTACCGCTgactctgctgctgccgaaggCGCGCATCTGCGACGATATCGACATTGACGGCAAGGCGTTGCGCAGGAAGGTAGACGCGGAGTTGATGGCGGGCGAGGCAGGCGAtttgccgtcgccgccctcgtcgGCTGAGAACCCCCGTGCGACGAAGGCACAAGATGACGAGGCGACGCGAGAGAAGGTCTAG
- a CDS encoding putative folate/biopterin transporter: MTRSQNQARTHEPSHDAGKAQNSAQGSQVTQKYYVHPQAAALFSKWPWVRRVPIFGEAVEGYGPKVIVALGTSYLLCKGVADQILTGQTYAMMIDRYGISVPRYQRLSPISSMGWSIKAFTAMLCDGFAFLGYTKRWYMFISCVGGGAFALIYGLLPAKEASADVAAAFIFLSTWGKANVDILSEGHYSRLMRQNPKPGPSMVSWIWFWIMVGAIIATVMNGPLADAGKPQISIFVSAALQLITCVFYLFNWYGEKKNRVLRSEDALFILEETRKERERLGTELMDDGTAGAQHGGAAKGKRSPQRSHSDEDVEGAVRDALNDGQRDNGELVQDVYDDAYDDGEEVAEGEVYYGKPPVPCLFGLFEANTEVISKNWKIFVYSVVMTCAVIAMLCCNILADTLGLLIACVVVSTICCATSFWALPLVIAKANVFCYLQMAVYIRATSPLYAFYLNSNECQGDYPNFTYTFYNTVAGVIGNLAGLVGVTLFNFLFAKHNYQVTFIVTTIMQVLAALFDIIMVKRWNKRIGIPDHAMYIWGDAVVAQIVYMLGFMPLVVMLSRLCPRGSESVVYALMAGFANLGQTTSSSLAAIIMEYGWPIFSDNDPCNYDNLPLLLFVTSVCTPLLVIPLSYLLPMARIIDDVDIDGKVVRQKADEMRAKVMAAAKDSTLEHSAEASAAAAAPKGHL; encoded by the coding sequence ATGACACGCTCACAAAAccaagcgcgcacacatgagcCCTCCCACGACGCCGGGAAGGCGCAGAACAGCGCGCAAGGGTCGCAAGTGACGCAGAAATACTACGTCCATCCGCAGGCAGCCGCCTTGTTCTCTAAGTGGCCGTGGGTGCGACGGGTGCCGATATTTGGTGAGGCTGTCGAGGGCTACGGGCCCAAGGTCATCGTCGCTCTTGGTACGAGCTACCTGCTCTGCAAGGGCGTCGCGGATCAGATTCTTACCGGTCAGACGTACGCCATGATGATTGATCGCTACGGCATCAGTGTTCCCCGCTACCAGCGCCTGTCTCCGATTTCGTCCATGGGGTGGTCCATCAAGGCCTTCACAGCGATGCTCTGCGACGGCTTCGCCTTCCTCGGCTACACGAAGCGCTGGTACATGTTCATCTcctgcgtcggcggtggcgcgttcGCGCTGATCTACGGCCTCCTtccggcgaaggaggcgtcGGCTGATGTGGCAGCCGCCTTCATCTTCCTGTCGACGTGGGGCAAGGCCAACGTGGATATCCTGTCGGAGGGCCATTACAGTCGACTGATGCGCCAGAACCCGAAGCCTGGCCCGTCCATGGTGAGCTGGATCTGGTTCTGGATCATGGTAGGGGCCATCATCGCGACTGTGATGAACGGCCCGCTCGCGGATGCCGGGAAGCCGCAGATCAGCATCTTCGTgtctgccgcgctgcagctcatcaCCTGCGTCTTCTACCTGTTCAACTGGTACGGGGAGAAGAAGAACCGCGTGCTGCGTTCCGAGGACGCGCTGTTTATTCTGGAGGAGACGCGCAAGGAGCGTGAGCGCCTGGGCACTGAACTGATGGACGACGGCACGGCGGGTGCGCAGCATGGTGGTGCggcgaaggggaagaggagccCGCAGCGCTCGCACTCGGATGAGGACGTGGAGGGTGCCGTACGGGATGCCCTCAACGATGGTCAGCGCGACAACGGTGAACTTGTGCAGGACGTCTACGACGACGCGTatgacgacggcgaagagGTGGCCGAGGGCGAGGTGTACTACGGCaagccgccggtgccgtgccTGTTCGGGCTGTTCGAGGCGAACACGGAGGTGATTTCGAAGAACTGGAAGATCTTCGTGTACAGCGTTGTCATGACCTGTGCTGTGATCGCGATGCTGTGCTGCAACATCCTGGCCGACACGCTGGGCCTCCTGATTGCGTGCGTCGTTGTGTCGAccatctgctgcgccacgtccTTCTGGGCCCTGCCGCTGGTGATTGCGAAGGCGAATGTGTTCTGCTACCTTCAGATGGCCGTCTACATCCGTGCCACTAGTCCACTGTACGCCTTTTATCTGAACTCGAATGAATGCCAAGGTGATTACCCCAACTTCACCTACACCTTCTACAACACGGTGGCTGGCGTGATTGGCAACCTCGCAGGGCTGGTCGGCGTGACGCTGTTCAACTTCCTGTTCGCGAAGCATAACTATCAGGTGACCTTCATTGTGACGACAATCATGCAAGTTCTGGCAGCGCTGTTCGACATCATCATGGTGAAGCGCTGGAACAAGCGCATCGGCATCCCTGACCATGCCATGTACATCTGGGGTGATGCGGTTGTAGCACAGATTGTTTACATGCTTGGTTTCATGCCGTTGGTTGTGATGCTGTCTCGCCTGTGCCCTCGTGGCTCGGAGAGTGTCGTGTATGCGCTGATGGCGGGCTTCGCGAATCTTGGCCAGACCACCTCGTCGTCCCTCGCTGCGATCATCATGGAGTACGGCTGGCCTATTTTTTCGGATAACGACCCATGCAACTACGACaacctgccgctgctgctgttcgtgACCAGCGTctgcacgccgctgctggtgatTCCACTTTCGTACTTGCTCCCGATGGCGCGAATCATTGATGATGTGGACATTGACGGCAAGGTGGTGCGTCAGAAGGCTGATGAGATGCGCGCGAAGGTAATGGCCGCAGCCAAGGACAGCACCTTGGAGCACTCCGCGGAGGCTtcggccgcggctgctgcgccaaaGGGCCACTTGTAA